A part of Myxococcus landrumus genomic DNA contains:
- a CDS encoding tetratricopeptide repeat protein — protein MSKWMLWMFLTLLTGSPLLSLGLVIVFIFVADRFTWRLLPSPVRMFKRFQRAGELAGTILTNPHERRARHELADIRVEQKRYAEAVDVLKPNLEAGDEDVDTLFLLGVAYLGSGDARRGELLLDEAAKLDAGYRQGAIDLERGRFRLKRGEVKAAIESLESFCATRLGTVEGRYLLAKALAKDGRGADAKRVRDLAWNEYVAAPGFQRRRERRWAWLSRPSRPLTYAAVLAVVLGTGAAVANSMGLFSPRSSHHAPYDGRGARPSVSEWE, from the coding sequence ATGAGCAAGTGGATGTTGTGGATGTTCCTGACCCTGCTGACAGGCAGCCCGTTGTTGTCCCTGGGTCTGGTCATCGTCTTCATCTTCGTGGCGGACCGCTTCACGTGGCGGCTGTTGCCCAGCCCGGTGCGGATGTTCAAGCGCTTCCAGCGCGCGGGCGAGCTGGCGGGAACCATCCTCACCAATCCGCACGAGCGTCGCGCGCGCCACGAGCTGGCGGACATCCGCGTGGAGCAGAAGCGCTACGCGGAAGCGGTGGACGTCCTCAAGCCCAACCTGGAGGCGGGCGACGAGGATGTCGACACGCTGTTCCTCCTGGGCGTGGCGTACCTGGGCTCCGGAGACGCGAGGCGCGGAGAGCTGCTCCTGGACGAGGCCGCGAAGCTGGACGCCGGCTACCGTCAAGGCGCCATCGACCTGGAGCGAGGCCGCTTCCGGCTGAAGCGAGGTGAAGTGAAGGCCGCCATCGAGTCGCTGGAGAGCTTCTGCGCCACGCGGCTGGGGACGGTGGAGGGACGCTACCTGCTGGCCAAGGCCCTCGCGAAGGACGGCCGTGGCGCGGATGCGAAGCGCGTGCGGGACCTGGCGTGGAACGAGTACGTGGCCGCCCCGGGCTTCCAGCGTCGCCGCGAGCGCCGATGGGCGTGGCTGTCACGGCCCAGCCGCCCGCTCACCTACGCGGCGGTGCTCGCGGTGGTGCTGGGGACGGGCGCGGCGGTGGCGAACTCGATGGGGCTGTTCTCACCGCGCTCGAGCCACCACGCCCCCTACGACGGCCGAGGCGCCAGGCCCTCCGTCTCCGAGTGGGAGTGA
- the hemW gene encoding radical SAM family heme chaperone HemW, with the protein MPFDAPVDPLTGMPAARFGLYLHFPYCLAKCPYCDFAVAVARQVPEERYANAILAELDARLAASPELRSKPLESIFLGGGTPSLWHPRYVAQVLDGIAARLSVSPGAEISLEGNPERADAERFAGYRSSGINRLSLGVQSFQARTLKALGRAHDAAQVELAVSLARRADFPVVSMDFIYGVHGQSVAEVEEDAKRAVALSPEHLSTYALTVEREVLAVDTPLSKQLKRGELELPSDDDVVSMAKVVRDVYGAAGLHRYEVSNHSRAGFSSRHNALYWTGGEYLALGVGATGMLLTPSPSRYVNVRSPEKYLSEVEAGRLPEEGREVLGAEELFAERLAMGLRLVSGVDWEAVCERYGQPVEPRRAEVARLVEHGFATLTGGRLALTEKGADVHSAVCARLL; encoded by the coding sequence ATGCCGTTCGACGCACCAGTGGACCCCCTCACGGGAATGCCGGCGGCCCGCTTCGGGCTGTACCTGCATTTCCCCTACTGCCTCGCGAAGTGCCCGTACTGCGACTTCGCCGTGGCCGTGGCGCGCCAGGTCCCCGAGGAGCGCTACGCCAACGCCATCCTCGCGGAGCTCGACGCACGGCTCGCGGCCTCACCCGAGCTGCGCTCGAAGCCCCTGGAGTCCATCTTCCTGGGCGGAGGCACGCCCTCCCTCTGGCATCCCCGATACGTGGCCCAGGTCCTCGACGGCATCGCCGCGAGGCTGTCGGTGTCCCCCGGCGCGGAAATCTCCCTCGAGGGCAACCCGGAGCGCGCGGACGCGGAGCGCTTCGCGGGCTATCGCTCGTCGGGAATCAACCGGCTGTCCCTGGGCGTGCAGTCCTTCCAGGCGCGGACGCTCAAGGCTCTCGGGCGCGCGCACGACGCGGCGCAAGTCGAGCTCGCCGTCTCCCTGGCCCGCCGCGCGGACTTCCCCGTGGTGTCCATGGACTTCATCTACGGAGTCCACGGTCAGAGCGTGGCCGAAGTCGAGGAGGACGCGAAGCGCGCCGTGGCGCTCTCCCCAGAGCACCTGTCCACCTACGCGCTGACCGTGGAGCGAGAGGTGCTGGCCGTGGACACGCCCCTCTCGAAGCAGCTCAAGCGCGGCGAGCTGGAGCTGCCCTCCGACGACGACGTGGTGTCGATGGCGAAGGTGGTGCGAGACGTCTACGGCGCCGCCGGCCTGCACCGCTACGAAGTCTCCAACCACTCGCGCGCGGGCTTCAGCTCGAGGCACAACGCCCTCTACTGGACGGGGGGCGAGTACCTGGCGCTGGGCGTGGGCGCCACGGGCATGCTGCTGACGCCGTCGCCCTCCCGCTACGTCAACGTGCGCAGCCCGGAGAAGTACCTGTCCGAGGTGGAGGCGGGCCGGCTGCCGGAGGAGGGGCGTGAGGTGTTGGGCGCCGAGGAGCTGTTCGCGGAGCGGCTGGCGATGGGGCTGCGCCTGGTCTCGGGCGTGGACTGGGAAGCGGTGTGCGAGCGATATGGACAGCCGGTGGAGCCTCGTCGGGCGGAGGTGGCGAGGCTGGTGGAGCATGGCTTCGCGACGCTGACGGGCGGACGGTTGGCCTTGACGGAGAAGGGCGCGGATGTGCACAGCGCCGTCTGTGCGCGGCTGCTGTAG
- a CDS encoding plectin 1 isoform 8 — translation MPSPPEEVDPLADLRDSLDLEDTGVQAAPPAPLAAALPRPQPKPPPAATPLAAPPPLPPRRPAASPVSASVGTGTPRTPATTPAPIAPASAAARGVRVPGNDPFNEAPEPRMPMGASPEEKLEYFRTVIRQKTETLARARTLYAARDGEVTGLKQSLTQARKEAAESKAQLGAVKDAPAKLTQTTEALAAAEARAADAESKLAAVEAELAGVEADRKDLSRALAEVESDVPRLTAELQEERESRGAVAEELVGAKEALSLAQDRVAELAAEKSESQGALEAVQEQYQQVVADVERLGGELEAMTAERDSQSLRAEQVEAALAEAQTALSAVESESDWSKSSLEEAQGRARTLEEERDEARGRARTLEEERDEARRQLAVVEEGLRTVQAQVAELEKGLALKDAEIVGLRAGLTARTTEAAEVPVLRQALEGRAAELARLTAKLEAEEARAAERTQALEEGLAQAGERAQVAEGEAAALKEALEALEVEQVALRDRMEADAAALGEAAQQAEAKVGEVTAALEAAQLEREDIKKQVTAAEMKAATTDAERVGLAARVSMLEAASGQREVELARVQALLAQAREDGALEQVRREAVETERADLKVQVAELEARADALMAGQGGTEAEMAELREELEATRAEADKAERFQQRLKMLEGALETAKAEAARTVQAAQAAQANAKKESEEQQVRAEAAHADKLREAEAKLAQVEAGYEDKLKDVEAKLAQAESTSASKLKDVEAKLAQAESASASKLKDAEAKLAQAESASASKAKDGDSKLAQAEAASASKLKDAEAKLAQAEATHASKLKEVEAKLAKAEAASKSAKPSSSEASKVQELEAKLAQVEAALAEARSASTGAGGPPADWEAERDGLKTDAANLKRKLVAAETALEAAAGYKSKIAKLEAQLKGRK, via the coding sequence ATGCCGTCACCTCCGGAAGAGGTGGATCCGCTCGCGGACCTGCGCGACAGCCTGGACCTGGAGGACACTGGCGTCCAAGCGGCCCCCCCCGCCCCCCTCGCCGCTGCCCTCCCCAGGCCTCAGCCCAAGCCCCCGCCCGCGGCGACACCACTCGCTGCTCCGCCCCCTCTGCCCCCGCGCCGTCCAGCGGCGTCCCCGGTCTCCGCGTCGGTAGGCACCGGCACACCCAGGACTCCGGCGACGACTCCGGCCCCCATCGCCCCAGCCTCCGCGGCCGCGCGGGGCGTGAGGGTGCCCGGCAATGACCCGTTCAACGAGGCCCCCGAGCCTCGCATGCCCATGGGGGCCTCTCCGGAGGAGAAGCTCGAGTACTTCCGGACGGTGATTCGTCAGAAGACGGAGACGCTGGCGCGGGCGCGCACGCTGTACGCGGCGCGCGACGGCGAGGTGACGGGCCTGAAGCAGTCGTTGACCCAGGCGCGCAAGGAGGCCGCGGAGTCGAAGGCCCAGCTCGGGGCGGTGAAGGATGCCCCCGCGAAGCTGACGCAGACGACGGAGGCGTTGGCGGCGGCGGAGGCTCGGGCGGCGGACGCCGAGTCGAAGCTGGCGGCCGTCGAGGCGGAGCTGGCCGGGGTGGAGGCGGACCGCAAGGACCTGTCGCGGGCGCTCGCGGAGGTGGAGTCGGACGTTCCCCGGCTGACGGCGGAGCTCCAGGAGGAGCGCGAGTCGCGGGGCGCGGTGGCCGAGGAGCTGGTGGGCGCCAAGGAGGCGCTGTCGCTGGCGCAGGACCGCGTGGCGGAGCTGGCCGCGGAGAAGTCGGAGTCGCAGGGCGCGCTGGAGGCCGTCCAGGAGCAGTACCAGCAGGTCGTCGCGGACGTGGAGCGGCTGGGCGGCGAGCTGGAGGCGATGACGGCGGAGCGCGACTCGCAGAGCCTTCGCGCGGAGCAGGTCGAGGCGGCGCTCGCGGAGGCGCAGACCGCGCTGAGCGCGGTGGAGAGCGAGAGCGACTGGTCGAAGAGCTCGCTGGAGGAGGCGCAGGGCCGGGCGCGGACGTTGGAGGAGGAGCGCGACGAGGCGCGGGGCCGGGCGCGGACGTTGGAGGAGGAGCGCGACGAGGCGCGGCGGCAGCTCGCGGTGGTGGAGGAGGGGCTGCGCACGGTGCAGGCGCAGGTGGCGGAGCTGGAGAAGGGGCTGGCGCTGAAGGACGCCGAAATCGTGGGGCTGCGCGCGGGGCTGACGGCGCGCACCACGGAGGCGGCGGAGGTGCCTGTGTTGCGGCAGGCGCTGGAGGGGCGTGCGGCGGAGCTGGCTCGGCTGACGGCGAAGCTGGAGGCGGAGGAGGCGCGGGCGGCGGAGCGGACGCAGGCGTTGGAGGAAGGGCTGGCGCAGGCGGGTGAGCGGGCGCAGGTGGCGGAAGGCGAGGCCGCGGCGCTGAAGGAGGCGCTGGAGGCGCTGGAGGTCGAGCAGGTGGCGCTGCGGGACCGCATGGAAGCGGACGCGGCGGCGCTGGGCGAGGCGGCGCAGCAGGCCGAGGCGAAGGTGGGCGAGGTGACGGCGGCGCTGGAGGCGGCGCAGCTGGAGCGGGAGGACATCAAGAAGCAGGTCACCGCGGCGGAGATGAAGGCGGCCACGACGGACGCCGAGCGCGTGGGGCTGGCCGCGCGGGTGTCGATGCTGGAGGCCGCGTCGGGGCAGCGCGAGGTGGAGCTGGCGCGGGTGCAGGCCCTGCTGGCGCAGGCGCGGGAGGATGGCGCGCTGGAGCAGGTGCGGCGCGAGGCGGTGGAGACGGAGCGCGCGGACCTGAAGGTCCAGGTGGCGGAGCTGGAGGCGCGGGCGGACGCGCTGATGGCGGGGCAGGGTGGCACCGAGGCGGAGATGGCGGAGCTCCGCGAGGAGCTGGAGGCCACGCGCGCGGAGGCGGACAAGGCCGAGCGGTTCCAGCAGCGCCTGAAGATGTTGGAGGGGGCGCTGGAGACGGCCAAGGCGGAGGCCGCGCGGACGGTGCAGGCCGCGCAGGCGGCGCAGGCCAACGCGAAGAAGGAATCGGAGGAGCAACAGGTCCGCGCCGAGGCCGCGCACGCGGACAAGCTGCGGGAGGCCGAGGCGAAGCTGGCGCAGGTGGAGGCCGGCTACGAGGACAAGCTGAAGGACGTCGAAGCGAAGCTGGCGCAGGCTGAGTCCACGAGCGCAAGCAAGCTGAAGGACGTCGAAGCGAAGCTGGCGCAGGCTGAGTCCGCGAGCGCGAGCAAGCTGAAGGACGCTGAAGCGAAGCTGGCGCAGGCTGAGTCCGCGAGTGCAAGCAAAGCCAAGGATGGGGACTCAAAGCTTGCGCAGGCCGAAGCCGCGAGCGCGAGCAAGCTCAAGGACGCAGAAGCGAAGCTGGCGCAGGCCGAAGCCACTCACGCGAGCAAGCTGAAGGAGGTCGAGGCGAAGCTCGCCAAGGCCGAGGCCGCGAGCAAGTCGGCGAAGCCGTCTTCGAGCGAGGCGAGCAAGGTCCAGGAGCTCGAAGCGAAGCTGGCCCAGGTCGAGGCGGCGCTCGCGGAAGCCCGGAGCGCGAGCACAGGCGCGGGCGGTCCACCGGCCGATTGGGAGGCCGAGCGCGACGGGCTCAAGACGGACGCGGCCAACTTGAAGCGGAAGCTGGTGGCGGCCGAGACAGCGCTCGAAGCGGCGGCTGGCTACAAGTCGAAGATCGCCAAACTGGAAGCGCAATTGAAGGGCCGGAAGTAA